A part of Vulcanisaeta moutnovskia 768-28 genomic DNA contains:
- a CDS encoding ABC transporter permease — translation MSMAKKQREFRILGMTPSEITKEFFSSSTGKISAALFIILVVVSMYALIVLPPNFASVWNNPKYWQLNPQYAPPAWINSLIGPVYSPQVYVHDYTYAVQQQNGVTYITVTFNVNYEYDKPWSEIFIVINNPAIYSMPQPPVLSVTVYRPDGSKITLGPLPINSRVTTFGVASEVISQVNLFYNEEYHVSSIVPTGSSATPYIFYTINNGKLTPLKGTYKFDFVFYVFSQNSSVINRNNLEIVLQGQTYGLMGTDNEGHDLWLGLLAGFPIDLAVGLLSALIIVVIAVIIGIVAGFYGGLTDESLMRLTDFVILLPAFPLLIVFSVLFGWSIWDAVIFLAIVSWGASARIIRAMIMQIRSAQYIESAVIAGASRMWILRNHILPQIIPYILYLLVTNVPGAILTLASINFLGLAGSEYPTWGMLLYYADEFGALTSGYWWWVIPPGLLVAFVAVVFILTAMASEPVVNPRLRYG, via the coding sequence ATGAGCATGGCAAAGAAGCAGCGTGAGTTTAGGATCCTAGGGATGACCCCCAGCGAGATTACTAAGGAGTTCTTCTCGTCAAGTACTGGTAAGATATCCGCTGCGCTATTCATAATATTGGTAGTAGTATCAATGTATGCACTTATTGTTTTACCACCGAACTTTGCAAGTGTGTGGAATAATCCAAAGTATTGGCAATTAAATCCGCAATACGCGCCACCAGCTTGGATTAACTCATTGATAGGCCCAGTATATTCACCCCAGGTTTATGTTCATGATTATACATACGCAGTACAGCAGCAGAATGGCGTGACCTATATTACTGTGACATTTAATGTTAATTATGAGTATGATAAACCATGGAGCGAGATCTTTATTGTTATTAATAACCCAGCTATATATAGCATGCCTCAACCTCCTGTGTTATCAGTAACGGTTTATAGACCCGATGGAAGCAAAATAACACTTGGTCCCTTGCCAATTAATAGTAGAGTAACCACGTTTGGCGTGGCTTCTGAGGTTATAAGCCAGGTTAACCTATTCTATAATGAGGAATACCATGTAAGTAGTATAGTGCCTACTGGGTCCTCGGCTACGCCATACATATTTTACACAATTAACAATGGTAAATTAACACCATTAAAGGGAACATATAAGTTTGACTTTGTCTTTTACGTATTCTCACAGAACTCATCAGTAATTAATAGAAATAACTTAGAAATAGTACTTCAGGGGCAGACATATGGTTTAATGGGTACTGATAATGAGGGTCATGACCTATGGCTTGGGTTATTGGCTGGCTTCCCAATAGACCTAGCTGTTGGACTGCTCTCTGCATTAATAATAGTAGTGATAGCAGTAATAATTGGTATTGTTGCTGGATTTTACGGTGGATTAACCGATGAATCCCTAATGAGACTCACGGATTTCGTAATATTACTACCTGCCTTTCCATTATTAATAGTCTTCTCAGTTCTGTTTGGTTGGAGTATTTGGGATGCCGTGATATTCTTAGCAATTGTATCCTGGGGCGCGTCGGCTAGGATTATTAGGGCTATGATTATGCAGATAAGGAGTGCCCAGTACATAGAGTCAGCCGTAATAGCTGGCGCAAGTAGGATGTGGATATTGAGGAATCACATTCTACCTCAGATAATTCCATACATACTTTACCTGCTGGTCACGAATGTACCCGGTGCAATATTAACGTTAGCCTCCATAAACTTCCTCGGCTTAGCAGGCTCAGAATACCCAACATGGGGTATGCTCCTCTATTATGCTGATGAATTTGGTGCATTAACATCAGGTTACTGGTGGTGGGTAATACCACCTGGTCTACTTGTTGCTTTCGTGGCAGTGGTATTTATATTAACCGCAATGGCCTCAGAACCCGTGGTTAATCCAAGGCTTAGATATGGGTGA